DNA sequence from the Candidatus Cloacimonadota bacterium genome:
TAAGATTCGCTACCATTGCCGAGAGCGCTCCGCTCATAGCAGCACACAGAGCTGCCACCGAGCCTCCACCAGGAGCAGGAGCATCTGTAGAGAGCAAATCACAGAAATCTTCTACGGTCATAGCACTTAAGCGATCTTGTTTGGCTATGGCATATTCTATAACTTTCTTATCCAGATCGAATGGTGCGAGTTCTGCCAAACCCATAGATTGAATCGCTGTTTCCATTATCATCTTTTCCGGAATTCCGGTAGATTCATTCATTTTTTGCAAATAGTATTTACCGCTATCTATAAGTGCTGCTTTGGGAATAAGACCAACCAATTCGCTTCCGGTAACCTGAATACCCATTTCTGTGGCAAGTTCTCGCACTTTATCCAAAACCTTATGAGCTGGGGTAATCTTATAATTGGTAAGATTAATGCTTATCTGAGCGCGGTTGTAGCCATCTATATACCAACCCACAGCTTTACAATTGGTAAAGATTCCCGGTTCCATAATCTTGTTGCCATTCTCATCTTTGAGCATTTTCCCGTCCTTTCCGCGGGCGGCTCTGCCACTTTCACGTATGGTAAGAGCAATGTCGTGAGCTTTCTTTTTATCTCGGGTATTAAGATTGATATTGTAAGCTATTAGAAACTCACGAGCAGAAATTGCAGTTGCTCCGCTTCTTGAATTGAACGCATGTGGACCATAATCTGGCTTCCAATATGGGTCTTCCGCCTTTTGGGCTAAAGCTTCATATTCTCCGGAACGGACATTAGCGAGGTTTCTCCATTCTGGCTTGCTGGCGGCATGTTCGTACAAATAAACCGGTATGCCTAATTCGTCACCAACTCTTTTACCCAGTTTGCGTGCATATTCAACACATTCTTCCATAGTGATATCCGAAATGGGAATAAAGGGACACACATCGGTAGCACCCATGCGAGGATGAGCACCATGATGTTTGCTCATATCTATAAGCTCAGATGCTTTTTTGATGGCTTGGAATGCCGCTTCTACTACAGCTTCCGGTTCGCCTGCCATAGTAAATACTGTGCGATTTGTATCGGCTCCAGGATCTATATCTAAAAGTGACACATTTTTAACCGCTGTAATGGCTGCGGCAATGGCATCCAAAATGCTTTGGTCTTTACCTTCGCTAAAGTTTGGGACACATTCCATCAATTTCATAACATTTACCTCGCTTGTTTATGTATTTTTACTTTTACTATCTTTTTATCGGTTGCCTGTAACACTTGGATTCTATAGGGTTCAATTTCGATAAATTGCCCCTGATGAGGTATCTTTTCCAAATGATCTAAGATAAGTCCGGCTATGGTTTCATAATCACCTTGAGGCAGATCTATACCATAATCATCTGCTAATGTGTCTATTTCAACATCTGCCATGGCAATCCAGGTGTTGGCGCTTATCTGCTCTACATCGGCGTTTTCATCGTCATCATATTCGTCTTCTATCTCGCCCACAATCTCTTCCAGAATGTCTTCAATTGTCGCAATTCCGGCTGTTCCACCATAGGAATCCACAATTATTGCCATAGATTTTCTTTGCGATTGCATCTCTTTTAGCAGAACGTCCACATCCATATTTTCTGGTGCAAACAGAGGCTCATGCACTATCTCTTTTACAGTCATATCTTTGCTAATATCACGTTTGAGAATGTCGTAGATAATCAGAACTCCGATTATGTCATCTATAGTATTACGAAAAACAGGGTATCGAGTAAAACCTTCTGCTTGAGCCAATTCAATTACTTCAGATATTGGTGCTGTTTCTTCTATAGCCACAATATCGGTGCGTGGGACCATCACATTTCTGGCTTCCAACTCTTTGAGGTCCAATGCATCCTCTATCATTTCAATTTGCGGCTGCATAGAGCTATCATCGCCAGTTTCTGCCAAAAGAAAACTGATATCATCTTTGGTAAGATAGTCATACTGATTGTTTTCAGTTAGATGCAAAAATTTGCGTAACGCTAAATTGATATAGCTGACAATTGCCACTAAGGGACGAAACAGGTAATAGAAGAATATAAGAAGGGGATAGAATTTGGGAACTATTGTATCGGCATAATCCCT
Encoded proteins:
- a CDS encoding hemolysin family protein, whose amino-acid sequence is MLQILLILVVLIFFMALSLFFSGLETGLISIDQIALEHSSRRNRRDASLLRFIRKPDKFLGTTLIGNNIANAILASLSTLFVARLENFAFDARYTSLIVGAIVLIFGEIVPKAVFRDYADTIVPKFYPLLIFFYYLFRPLVAIVSYINLALRKFLHLTENNQYDYLTKDDISFLLAETGDDSSMQPQIEMIEDALDLKELEARNVMVPRTDIVAIEETAPISEVIELAQAEGFTRYPVFRNTIDDIIGVLIIYDILKRDISKDMTVKEIVHEPLFAPENMDVDVLLKEMQSQRKSMAIIVDSYGGTAGIATIEDILEEIVGEIEDEYDDDENADVEQISANTWIAMADVEIDTLADDYGIDLPQGDYETIAGLILDHLEKIPHQGQFIEIEPYRIQVLQATDKKIVKVKIHKQAR
- the ftcD gene encoding glutamate formimidoyltransferase; amino-acid sequence: MKLMECVPNFSEGKDQSILDAIAAAITAVKNVSLLDIDPGADTNRTVFTMAGEPEAVVEAAFQAIKKASELIDMSKHHGAHPRMGATDVCPFIPISDITMEECVEYARKLGKRVGDELGIPVYLYEHAASKPEWRNLANVRSGEYEALAQKAEDPYWKPDYGPHAFNSRSGATAISAREFLIAYNINLNTRDKKKAHDIALTIRESGRAARGKDGKMLKDENGNKIMEPGIFTNCKAVGWYIDGYNRAQISINLTNYKITPAHKVLDKVRELATEMGIQVTGSELVGLIPKAALIDSGKYYLQKMNESTGIPEKMIMETAIQSMGLAELAPFDLDKKVIEYAIAKQDRLSAMTVEDFCDLLSTDAPAPGGGSVAALCAAMSGALSAMVANLTIDKKGYENVQDQAYEYAPIGQSIKESAMHCIDVDTDAFYAMMDAMRLPKKTDAEITYRNEQIEQSTQAAIMAPLETLRISYEALTLADKICQIGNVNALSDAGVAALIALAAAKAAYFNIRINITGITDETFKQNTLAEAEELLAKCTTISNKVENDVNSRL